In one window of Arachis ipaensis cultivar K30076 chromosome B06, Araip1.1, whole genome shotgun sequence DNA:
- the LOC107648803 gene encoding protein ROS1 (The sequence of the model RefSeq protein was modified relative to this genomic sequence to represent the inferred CDS: added 40 bases not found in genome assembly), protein MEIGETDRNKVQGEVPWIPNTPSKPILQRPPPIYAPREGIEIGSHSNAVSACCESSTNAEIETRQHLRLPHEAAVTNIACDSDKTSARLSFDNNSVSSNNGFAELLAQANAASATSVAAYADFLRNHFVPNLNTEINPTCALLGQGHLSYGQPLFNATHNCQDPRGSSFFTYYRHNTPYAAPHGPDNAVRTGNTQYAETQLHMEKKDQGREENKVSDAEHNNNDSPQNKELCDPLIEFGAVSTQCQENQSQNKEINPHVNLNKTPQQKPRRKKHRPKVIIEGKPRRNSKTKTPKSDQSKESSTSKRKYVRKKGSNTTSTPQIEVTGELTNPLMPESAKKTCRRSLNFDVGDQQRQRNSRCIEDTNINLGRETVAATNTLTNEGRQALGTPLSESNSCWAMPHANSIENGNKRKGPQDENRNRAQILSSSDTRISTTSLQAVGSKRKHTGTIKHEDTNSINLIGVQYNMLQAHYQESWIQFPNIQKKRRSEKGKNSNTSSASATKIVEVEVCPQDARSSPYASTSNFWPTSSEYNAVKVPVMITATERVIHDKPQSFRYNLSSWQPMQTKRRSKLPTRKTSVNAEREQTCIDALVADMGATLKKKKRTKKRSTLVSSAYSCTSEMQQHQKVMLENCSLPLNNLLVVGSEETWKNVHSADELTEQFRHLNINRESRELLLHGQNTLVPYNQQHQKHKGPANGYGTIIPYEGSFDLIKKQRPRPKVDLDEETNRVWKLLLLDINSPGIDGMDEDKAKWWEEERKVFRGRADSFIARMHLVQGDRRFSKWKGSVVDSVVGVFLTQNVSDHLSSSAFMSLAARFPLKSSNKYQTYNEGSTSLLVSRPQPEVYIVEPEESSQKVLNPCAYDLSSMTIESTEHSEGKEVVDSNDSCRTNGSLTSSTDESNFKLSESTQKHMRDNHCPLESGPIGTTIGEAQEISCIGSVSKELSDMVSSQCSVITSQICAECSVEQSPEKIGSCSESNSEVEELSSAAKYNIFHDRTSFSKLLEMASLTTLHEVNSQKSKSTENSRDASGQSIGIKHGNQTEKLNVTQDFPEASIITCNEYSLKMTPKGGVLEAGPFEIEDLSTDFRKNKEENDMKGPGVQASESETQAAIAHSQCMLSQFHSQQQSNHKEKNALHVLEETQDPIQKPRELDCGHESNTVKEHTKIASTKSTKSRVHLKDKKDNFDWDSLRRQAQDKAGKREKTENTMDSLDWDAVRRADVREIADAIKERGMNNMLAERIKNFLNLLVDKHGAIDLEWLRDVPPDQAKEYLLNIRGLGLKSVECVRLLTLHNLAFPVDTNVGRIAVRLGWVPLQPLPESLQLHLLELYPVLESIQKYLWPRLCKLDQRTLYELHYQLITFGKVFCTKYKPNCNACPMRGECRHFASAFASARLALPGPEQKGIVIANGNNATNQNLSVTINQLPLPLPTNTSQAEELQEIQASKQLEARSEINICQPIIEEPSTPEPECTQVLGNDIEDAFCEETCEIPAINVDMEELTLNVQNYMEENMDLQEGEMSKALVALTPEAACIPTPKLKNVNRLRTEHWVYELPDSHRLLEGWEKREPDDPGKYLLAIWTPGETANSTQPPEKKCSFQDCGQLCNEKECFQCNSFREANSQIVRGTILIPCRTAMRGSFPLNGTYFQVNEVFADDESSLNPISVPRSWIWNLRRRTVYFGTSIPTIFRGLTTQEIQRCFWRGYVCVRGFDRQKRAPRPLKARLHFPASKLEKKKPSAPANTPEELNLNLEPNPEPNPEQPELLANTPNH, encoded by the exons ATGGAGATTGGAGAAACTGATAGAAACAAGGTTCAAGGAGAGGTTCCATGGATCCCCAACACCCCTTCGAAGCCTATTCTTCAAAGACCGCCGCCAATCTATGCTCCTCGAGAAGGAATCGAGATCGGGTCACATTCTAATGCGGTATCTGCATGTTGTGAATCCTCAACCAATGCAGAAATTGAGACCAGGCAACACCTTCGGCTACCACATGAGGCTGCAGTAACAAACATTGCCTGTGACAGTGACAAAACAAGTGCAAGATTGTCCTTTGACAACAATTCTGTGTCGAGTAATAACGGCTTTGCGGAGCTTTTGGCTCAGGCTAATGCTGCTTCAGCAACCTCCGTTGCAGCATATGCAGATTTTCTGAGGAATCATTTTGTTCCTAATTTAAATACAGAGATAAACCCCACCTGTGCTTTACTTGGCCAAGGTCATCTCTCTTATGGGCAACCCTTGTTCAATGCTACTCACAATTGTCAAGATCCTCGAG GATCATCATTCTTTACTTACTATCGCCATAACACTCCTTATGCTGCCCCACATGGTCCAGATAATGCTGTCAGAACAGGAAACACACAATATGCAGAGACACAACTGCATATGGAAAAGAAGGATCAAGGCAGAGAAGAGAATAAAGTTTCAGATGCAGAGCACAACAATAATGACAGCCCACAAAACAAAGAACTTTGTGATCCTTTAATAGAATTTGGTGCAGTTTCTACACAATGCCAAGAGAATCAGAGCCAGAATAAGGAAATAAATCCCCATGTTAATCTGAACAAGACACCACAACAAAAACCAAGAAGAAAGAAGCACCGCCCCAAGGTCATCATAGAAGGCAAACCGAGGAGAAACAGTAAAACAAAGACCCCAAAGTCTGATCAATCAAAAGAAAGCTCAACCAGCAAAAGGAAATATGTAAGAAAGAAGGGATCAAACACAACTTCTACTCCTCAAATAGAAGTGACGGGAGAATTGACTAATCCATTGATGCCAGAATCTGCCAAAAAGACATGCCGAAGATCCTTAAATTTTGACGTAGGAGATCAACAAAGGCAGAGAAATTCTAGATGCATAGAAGATACAAACATAAATTTAGGCAGAGAAACTGTTGCAGCAACAAATACTTTGACAAATGAAGGAAGACAAGCCCTCGGTACACCTCTTTCAGAAAGCAATTCTTGTTGGGCAATGCCACATGCTAACTCGATAGAGAATGGCAACAAAAGAAAGGGTCCACAGGATGAAAACAGAAACAGGGCACAAATTCTATCAAGCAGTGACACAAGAATTTCAACCACAAGTTTACAAGCAGTTGGTTCCAAGAGAAAGCATACAGGAACCATTAAGCATGAGGATACCAACAGCATTAATCTGATTGGGGTACAATATAATATGTTGCAGGCACACTACCAAGAGAGTTGGATTCAATTTCCAAATATTCAGAAGAAAAGGAGAAGTGAAAAGGGGAAAAATTCCAATACATCTTCAGCAAGTGCAACAAAAATTGTAGAAGTAGAAGTGTGCCCTCAAGATGCTAGATCAAGTCCTTACGCCTCAACTTCAAACTTTTGGCCCACTAGTTCTGAATATAATGCAGTAAAAGTCCCAGTCATGATTACAGCTACAGAAAGAGTTATTCATGATAAACCCCAGTCATTCAGATATAACTTATCTTCATGGCAGCCTA ATCTGTGAATGCTGAAAGAGAACAGACATGTATTGATGCTTTAGTTGCAGATATGGGAGCAACactcaaaaaaaagaaaagaactaaAAAGAGAAGCACTCTTGTCAGTTCAGCATATTCTTGCACAAGTGAAATGCAGCAGCATCAAAAAGTTATGCTGGAAAATTGCAGCTTGCCCTTGAACAACTTATTAG TTGTTGGCAGTGAAGAGACATGGAAAAATGTGCATAGTGCAGACGAATTAACAGAGCAATTTAGGCACCTAAACATAAATAGAGAAAGCAGAGAACTTCTATTACATGGGCAGAATACACTTGTCCCGTATAACCAGCAACATCAAAAGCACAAAGGCCCTGCCAATGGATATGGCACCATCATTCCCTATGAGGGCTCATTTGATCTCATTAAAAAACAACGCCCACGACCTAAAGTTGACCTTGATGAGGAGACTAATAGAGTGTGGAAGCTTCTTCTATTAGATATAAACAGTCCTGGAATTGATGGAATGGATGAAGACAAGGCTAAATGGTGGGAAGAAGAACGAAAAGTGTTCCGTGGAAGGGCCGACTCATTTATTGCACGGATGCATCTTGTACAAG GAGACAGACGATTTTCAAAATGGAAAGGATCAGTTGTGGACTCAGTGGTGGGAGTTTTCCTCACACAAAATGTCTCGGACCATCTTTCCAG TTCTGCATTCATGTCCCTTGCTGCTCGATTCCCCCTGAAGTCAAGCAACAAGTATCAAACATACAATGAGGGAAGCACAAGCTTGTTAGTCAGCAGACCACAACCAGAAGTGTACATTGTGGAACCAGAGGAGAGTTCACAGAAAGTATTGAATCCATGTGCTTATGACTTGAGTTCTATGACAATTGAGAGCACTGAACATTCTGAAGGAAAAGAAGTTGTTGACAGCAACGATTCCTGCAGAACAAATGGGAGCTTAACTAGCTCAACAGATGAATCAAACTTCAAACTGTCAGAATCAACTCAGAAACATATGAGGGACAACCATTGTCCATTGGAAAGTGGACCAATTGGTACCACCATAGGGGAAGCACAAGAAATTTCGTGTATTGGGAGTGTTAGCAAAGAGTTAAGTGACATGGTGTCATCCCAATGCTCTGTCATTACCTCTCAAATATGTGCAGAGTGTTCAGTTGAGCAAAGTCCAGAGAAGATAGGATCATGCTCAGAAAGCAACTcagaagtagaagaactatcAAGTGCAGCCAAGTACAACATCTTTCATGATAGAACTTCTTTCAGTAAGCTTTTAGAAATGGCAAGTTTGACAACATTACATGAAGTAAACAGTCAAAAAAGCAAATCAACTGAGAACTCAAGAGATGCATCTGGTCAATCTATAGGCATAAAGCATGGCAACCAAACAGAAAAGTTGAATGTTACCCAAGATTTCCCAGAAGCCTCCATCATCACATGTAATGAATATTCTTTGAAAATGACCCCTAAAGGAGGAGTACTTGAAGCTGGCCCTTTTGAAATAGAAGACTTGTCAACTGATTtcagaaagaataaagaagaaaatgaCATGAAGGGGCCTGGTGTTCAAGCATCAGAGTCTGAAACCCAAGCTGCAATTGCCCATTCTCAATGTATGCTATCTCAGTTTCACAGTCAACAACAAAGTAATCACAAAGAGAAAAATGCTTTGCATGTTTTAGAAGAAACTCAAGATCCTATACAGAAACCAAGGGAATTAGATTGTGGTCATGAGAGCAATACCGTCAAAGAACACACTAAAATTgcctccacaaaatcaacaaagagTAGGGTGCACCTAAAGGATAAAAAAGATAATTTTGATTGGGATAGTTTAAGAAGACAAGCACAAGATAAGGCCGGGAAGAGGGAAAAGACAGAAAACACCATGGACTCTTTGGACTGGGATGCTGTTAGACGTGCAGACGTCAGAGAGATTGCTGATGCAATCAAGGAAAGGGGCATGAACAACATGCTTGCTGAACGTATTAAG AACTTCTTAAATCTCTTGGTTGATAAACATGGGGCCATTGACCTTGAGTGGCTAAGAGATGTTCCACCAGATCAAGCAAA AGAATACTTGCTCAACATAAGGGGATTGGGATTGAAGAGCGTGGAGTGTGTGCGACTTTTAACATTGCATAATCTTGCATTCCCG GTTGACACCAATGTTGGACGAATAGCAGTACGTTTGGGATGGGTGCCTCTCCAGCCACTACCTGAGTCACTACAATTGCATCTTCTAGAATT GTACCCTGTGCTGGAATCCATACAAAAATATCTTTGGCCCCGACTGTGCAAGCTAGACCAAAGAACACT GTATGAGCTGCACTATCAGCTGATTACATTTGGAAAG GTCTTCTGTACAAAATATAAACCAAACTGCAATGCATGCCCAATGAGAGGGGAATGTAGACACTTTGCAAGTGCTTTTGCAAG TGCAAGACTTGCCCTACCAGGACCAGAGCAAAAAGGTATAGTAATCGCAAACGGAAATAACGCAACAAATCAGAACCTGTCGGTAACCATCAATCAATTGCCCTTGCCTCTCCCTACAAATACAAGCCAAGCAGAAGAACTTCAAGAAATACAAGCAAGCAAACAACTTGAAGCAAGATCCGAAATCAATATTTGCCAACCAATTATTGAAGAGCCATCAACTCCAGAACCAGAATGCACCCAAGTGTTAGGAAATGATATAGAGGATGCCTTTTGTGAGGAAACATGTGAAATTCCAGCCATCAATGTAGACATGGAAGAACTCACTTTGAATGTACAAAATTATATGGAGGAAAACATGGATCTTCAAGAAGGTGAAATGTCAAAGGCCTTGGTCGCCCTTACTCCAGAAGCTGCCTGCATTCCAACGCCCAAGCTAAAGAATGTGAATCGATTGCGCACAGAGCATTGGGT TTATGAACTCCCAGATTCACATCGTCTATTAGAAGGG TGGGAGAAGCGAGAGCCTGATGATCCAGGAAAATACCTTCTAGCTATATGGACTCCAG GTGAGACAGCAAATTCTACACAGCCACCAGAAAAAAAATGCAGCTTTCAGGACTGTGGCCAGCTCTGTAATGAGAAAGAGTGCTTTCAATGCAACAGTTTCCGCGAAGCAAATTCACAGATAGTCCGAGGGACAATCCTG atacCATGTCGAACAGCTATGAGAGGGAGTTTTCCATTAAATGGCACCTATTTCCAAGTCAACGAG GTATTTGCTGATGATGAATCAAGTCTTAACCCAATTAGTGTTCCCCGAAGTTGGATCTGGAACCTCAGGAGGCGAACAGTATATTTCGGAACCTCCATCCCAACCATTTTTAGAG GTTTAACAACACAAGAAATTCAACGATGCTTTTGGAGAG GATATGTTTGCGTGCGGGGATTTGACAGGCAGAAAAGAGCACCGCGCCCTCTGAAGGCCAGGCTTCACTTCCCAGCTAGCAAGTTGGAGAAGAAAAAGCCATCAGCTCCAGCAAACACACCAGAAGAGCTTAATCTGAATCTGGAACCAAACCCGGAACCAAACCCGGAACAGCCAGAGCTGCTTGCCAACACTCCCAACCATTAA